The following nucleotide sequence is from Pseudonocardia abyssalis.
TGGATCCCGGCCGGCCTCGCGTTCGCGCTGATCGCGCTGCCCGTGGTCGGGCTGGGGTTGCGGACCGACTGGCCGCGGCTGCCCGAGCTCCTGCTCAGCGAGGCCTCGCTCGACGCGCTGCGCCTGTCGCTGATCACCGCGACCTGCTCGACCGCGATCTGCATCCTGCTGGGCGGGCCGCTCGCGGTCGTGCTCGCCCGCGGCCGGCTGCCCGGGCTGCAGTTCCTGCGCTCGATCGTGCTGCTGCCGCTGGTGCTGCCGCCCGTCGTCGGCGGGTTGGCACTGCTCTACCTCGTCGGGCGCACCGGGCTCGTCGGGCAGGGGCTGGAGCTGGCGTTCGGGATCACCGTGCCGTTCACGACGGCCGCGGTCGTGCTCGCGCAGACGTTCGTCGCGCTGCCGTTCCTCGTCGTCAGCCTGGAGGGGGCACTGCGGACGTCCGGGCAGCGCTACGAGGCGGTCGCGGCCACGCTCGGGGCGTCGCCCGCACTCGCGTTCCGGAGGGTGACGGTGCCGCTCGTGCTGCCCGGGCTGCTGTCCGGGGCCGTGCTCGCCTTCGCCCGCTGCCTGGGCGAGTTCGGGGCCACGATCGCGTTCGCCGGGAGCCTGGAGGGCACCACGCGGACGTTGCCGCTGCTCGTCTACCTGGCCAGGGAGTCCGACGTGGACGCCGCGGTGGCGCTGTCGCTGCTGCTCGTCGTCGTCGCGATCCTGGTGATCGCGATCGCGCGGCCGCGGACGGTGGCGTCATGAGCGAGCTTGCGGGCCCATCATCGACGCAGCGCCTGCGCGCAGCACCGAGCGCGAGCAGCGAGGGAGTGCGATGAGCACCGGTCTGGAGGCGCGGATCGTCGTACGGCGCCCGTCCTTCACCCTCGACGTCTCGATCACCGCCGCACCCGGTGAGGTGCTGGCGGTGCTCGGACCCAACGGTGCGGGCAAGTCGACGCTGCTCGGTGTGCTGTCCGGGCTGCTGCGCCCGGACGAGGGATTCGTGCGGGTCGGCGAGCACGTCGTCACCGACACCTCGGCGGGCGTGCACGTCCCGCCGCACCGGCGCGGGGTGGGCCTGTTGGCCCAGCAGGCGCTGCTGTTCCCGCACCTCACCGCGCTCGACAACATCGCGTTCGGCCCGCGGGCCCACGGGGTGCCGCGCCGCAAGGCCCAGGCGCGCGCCGAGGTCCTGCTGACGGGCGTCGACGCCGCCGCGCTCGGCGACCGCAGGCCGTCGCAGATGTCGGGTGGCCAGCAGCAGCGGGTCGCGCTCGCCCGCGCGCTCGCGCCCGAACCCGGGCTGCTGCTGCTCGACGAGCCGCTCGCCGCCCTCGACGTCGATGCCACCCCGGCGATGCGCGCGTTGCTGCGCCGGGTCATCCGGGACGGCAAGCAGACCGCGGTGCTCGTCACGCACTCCGCGCTCGACGCGCTGGTGCTCGCCGACCGCGTCGTCGTGCTCACCGAGGGGCGGGTCGTCGAGGACGGCGGCACCCGCGAGGTACTGGCCCGCCCGCGCAGTCCGTTCACCGCCCGGATCGCCGGGCTCGACCTGATCCCGGGGGTTCGCGACGTCGACGGCCTGCGCACCCCGGACGGGCTGCTGGTCTCCGGTCGCGCCGACGGCGTCGAGGTCGGGGACGCGGCGGTCGCGGTGTTCCCGCCGTCGGCCGTCGCCGTCCACACGACGCGGCCCGGCGGCAGCCCGCGCAACGCGCTGCGGGTCCGGCTCGCCGCGATCGAGCCGCGGGGCGACGTCGTGCGGCTGCGCGCCGGGGCTGCGCCGGGCGGACCGGCCTGGGCCGACGGCCTCGCCGCCGACGTCACCCCGGCCGCGGTCGCCGACCTGGCGGTGGAGCCCGGTGACGAGCTCTGGTTCGTGATCAAGGCGACCGAGGTGGCCATCCACGGCGCCGGCTGAGCCCGCACACACCTCCCGCGCGGCCTGTGTGCGGGCCGGGTCAGCGGGCGACGTCGATCACCAGGCGGGGCGGGGCGTCCAGCGTGGTGACCGTGAACCCGGTGCGCTCGCGCACCCCGGCGGCCCAGACGAGCACGCGCTCGAAGTCGCCGAGGTTCACCAGCTCGGTGACCTGGGAGGTGTCGCCGGAGAGCCGGCGCGGCACCGGGAACGCGGGCTCCGCGTCGCCGACCTCCCGGTACGCGCTCGACCCGATCAGGGAGATCTGCAGCGCCGCGCTGCCGGCCAGCGGCACCTCCTCGCCCGCGGGGTCGCTCGTGACGGGGAGGTCGACGTAGGAGATCCGGTACCCGGGGACGGCCTCGGCGAACTCGAACACGATCCGGTCGGTGGCACCCTGCCCGGCCACCCGTACCGCGCTGAGCAGCCCGAACCCGCCGGCGTCGGAGGAGGCCTCGGTGGCGGTCGGCACGACCGTCGGCGGGGCGGGGGCGGTCGTCGTCGCGGCGGGCGGCGTGGTCGTCGTCGGGACCGCCGACGGGGACGGGGTGCTGGGTGGGGCGCCCGCGCAGCCCGCCACCAGGAGCAGGGTGATCAGCGGCGGGGTGATCAGCGCGAACGACGGCGTACGGCTCATGCTGGCCGAGGATAGGGCCGTCAACCCAGCGTCACACCATCAGGCACATGCGTCACCCGAGCCCCTATCGTGTCCCTGTCGGTGATCGCGCGGTGAACGTAGCGTCGCTCCCTGTGACCCGCTTGATCATGCGCATCGCCCCTCTGGTGATCGCGCTGCTGTGCGCCTCGACGCTCGTCGGACCGGCCGCGTACGCGACCCAGCCCGAGCCGGACCTCTCCTCCGACTACGTCGTGCACGCCCGCACGGCCGCCGAGGCGAGGGCCGCGGCGCGTGCGCTGGGCGTCGAGCCGACGGTGCTGTTCGAACGGGCCTTCTCCGGGTTCGCCGCCCGGCTCTCGCGCACGCAGGTGGCGGAGCTGCAGGACCGGCCGGGCGTGATCGGCGTCGAGGAGGACCTGCGGATCACGCCGCTGGAGCCGCGGTCGCAGCGGATGAGCGACCAGCTCACCGAGGGCACCCAGACCAATCCGCAGAACTGGGGCCTGGACCGCATCGACCAGCGCAACCTGCCGCTGGACAACAGCTACACCACCCGGGCGACGGGCGAGGGCGTCACGGTCTACGTGCTCGACACCGGGGTCGACGTCAGCCACCCGCAGTTCGACGGCCGCGCGAGCGAGGCCGTCAACACCATCGACGACATCTCCGGCGACTGCGACGGCCACGGCACCGTGGTCGCCGGCATCGCCGCGGCCCGCGACTTCGGGGTGGCCAAGGGCGCGCAGGTGCGCTCGGTGAAGGTCCTCGACTGCACGGGGGCCGGCACCCTGTCCTCGCTGCTCGCGGGCATCGACTGGGTGGCACGCAACCAGCGGGGCCCGTCGGTCGCGGTCATGTCGTGGAGCTACGGCCCGTCCGACGTGCTGCTCGCGGCGGTCAGCGAGCTGGTCGGCCGCGGCGTCTTCGTCGCGTCGTCGGCGGGCAACACCGGCGGCGACGACTGCGGCGTCGCCCCCCGCGCTTCCGACGGGGTGCTCGTCGTCGCGAACTCCACGATCGACGACCAGCGCGCGTCGTCGTCGAGCACGGGGGAGTGCGTCGACCTCTACGGCCCCGGCACCGGGATCATCTCCAGCGTCCCCGGCGGCGGCACGGCGTCCTACACGGGGACGTCGATGGCCGCCCCGCACGCCGCGGGCGTGGCCGCGCTCTACAAGCAGACCTTCGGCGACGCCCCGAGCAGCACCGTCGAGCAGTGGCTCGTCCAGAACGCGACGCCCGGCGTGGTCCGCGGCGGCGAGACGGGCGACACCCCGAACCTGCTGCTCAACACCGGCGGGCTGTAGCGCCGTCGTTCAGGCGGGTTCCAGCACCTCGAAGCCGGTGTAGGGGAACAGCGCCTGCGGCAGGCGGACCGAGCCGTCGGGTTGCTGGCCCTGCTCCAGGATTGCGACGAGCGTGCGGCCGATCGGCAGCGCCGAGCTGTTGAGCGTGGCCGCGAAGCCGCGGGTGCCGTCCTTGGCCTTCGTGCGGATCCCGGCCCGGCGGGCCTGGAACACGCCGAAGTCCGACGCCGAGGCGATCTCGCGGAACGCCTGCTGCCCGGGCAGCCACACCTCGATGTCGTAGGTGCACTCCGCGGAGAACCCGATGTCGCCCGCCGCGAGCCGCACGACGCGGTAGGCGAGCCCCAGACCCTGCAGGACGGCCTCGGCGTGGCCGAGGAGCAGCTCCAGCTCCTCGCGCGAGCGCGCCGGGTCGACGAGGCGCACCAGCTCGACCTTCGAGAACTCGTGCAGCCGCACCAGGCCGCGGGTGTCGCGGCCGTAGGAGCCGGCCTCCGAGCGGAAGCACGGCGTGTGTGCGGTGTAGGCGAGCGGGAGGTCCTCGGCGGGGAGGGTCTCCTTGGCGTGCAGGTTCGTCAGCGGGACCTCGGCGGTGGGGATGAGGTAGAGCGCGCGCTCGTCGACGCCGGTCCGGAAGAGGTCCTGCTCGAACTTCGGCAGCTGCCCGGTGCCGGTCATCGTCGTGGTGTTGACCAGCGTGGGCACCGAGAACTCGGTGTAGCCGTGCCGCTCGGCGAGGTCGAGGAAGTAGCGGGCGAGCGCGCGCTCGAGCTTCGCGCCCTTGCCCTTCAGCACCGCGAAGCGCGGGCCCGACAGCTTCGTCGCTCGCGCGAAGTCGAGGATGTCGAGCTTCTCGCCGAGGTCGACGTGGTCGAGCGGCTTCTCGATCCGCTGCGGCTCACCCCAGCTCCGGACCAGCTCGGCGTCGGCGTCGGAGGTGCCGTCGGGCAGCTCGTCGGCGGGGAGGTTGGGGATGCCGAGCAGCAGCTCCTGCAGCTCGGCCTCCAGCGCGCGGTGCTCCTCCTCCGCCGCGGCGACGACGGTCTTGAGCTCGCGGGCCCGCTCGACCAGTGTCGGGCGCTCCTCGGGCGAGGCGCCCTTGACCGAGGTGGCGACGCGCTTGGACTCCCCGCGCGCGTCGTCACCGCGCCCGATCGCGGAGTTGCGGGCGGCCAGCAGCTTCTCGAGCGCGGTGACGTCGAGGGCGAAGCCGCGCCGCGCCAGCTTGCGGACGGCGTCGGTGGCGGGGTCGAGCAGGACGCGGGGGTCGTGCATCGGTCCAGGGTATCGGCGGTGCGCGAGCGGGTTATCGGCACGCCTCCCCATCCGGAGGTGGCGACGGGCGAGCCGCTCGTCGCAGGATGTGCGGTGAACCACACTGCCGTGCGAAAGGTCCTCCCGTGTCCCTGGCCCCTGCCGTCCCCTCCTACGCCTCCGGCACCTCCGAGGTGCCCCTGCTCGGCGACACGATCGGGGACAACTTCGACCGCACCGCGCTCGCGCAGCCCGACGTCGACGCGCTGGTCGAGGTGCCGACCGGCCGGAGATGGACCTACGGGGAGCTGCGCACCGAGGTCGACGCGGTCGCGCTCGGCCTCGTCGCCGCGGGCCTGGAGAAGGGCGACCGGCTCGGGATCTGGGCCCCGAACGTCGCCGAGTGGGTGCTGATCCAGTACGCCACCGCGAAGCTCGGCGTGGTGCTCGTCAACATCAACCCGGCGTACCGCACGCACGAGCTGGAGTACGTGCTCAAGCAGGCCGGGATCTCCGTGCTGGTGGCGGCCACGGCGTTCAAGACGTCCGACTACGCGGCCATGATCGCCGACGTCCGGCCGAAGTGCCCCGACCTGCGCCAGGTGGTGCTGATCGGCACTCCCGACTGGGACGCGCTCGTGGAGCCCGGCCGCACCGGCGACGCCGCGGAGCTCGCCCGCCGCCAGGCCGACCTGAGCCCGGACGACCCGATCAACATCCAGTACACCTCGGGCACCACGGGCTTCCCCAAGGGCGCCACGCTCAGCCACCACAACATCCTCAACAACGGCTACAGCGTCGGACGCCTGTGCGACTACGGGCCGGAGGACCGCGTCTGCATCCCGGTGCCCTTCTACCACTGCTTCGGCATGGTCATGGGCAACCTCGCGTGCACGTCCAACGGCTCGACGATGGTGATCCCCGGGCAGGGCTTCGACCCCAAGGCCGCGCTGCTCGCCGTGCAGCAGGAGAGGTGCACGTCGCTCTACGGCGTCCCGACGATGTTCATCGCCGAGCTCAACGACCCCACCTTCGGCGACTACGACCTCTCCTCGCTGCGTACCGGGATCATGGCGGGCTCGCCGTGCCCGGTCGAGGTGATGAAGCAGGTCGTCGACCGGATGGGGATGACGGAGGTGTCGATCTGCTACGGAATGACCGAGACCTCCCCGGTGTCGACGCAGACCCGCGCCGACGACTCGCTGGAGCGCCGCGTGTCCACCGTCGGACGGGTCGGGCCGCACCTGGAGGTCAAGGTCGTCGACCCCGAGACCGGCCTGACGCTGCCCCGCGGCGAGCCCGGCGAGCTGTGCACCCGCGGCTACTCGGTGATGCTCGGCTACTGGAACGAGCCGGAGAAGACCGCCGAGTCGATCGACGCGGCACGCTGGATGCACACCGGCGACATCGGGATCATGGACGACGAGGGCTATCTCAACATCACCGGCCGGATCAAGGACATG
It contains:
- a CDS encoding AMP-binding protein, whose protein sequence is MSLAPAVPSYASGTSEVPLLGDTIGDNFDRTALAQPDVDALVEVPTGRRWTYGELRTEVDAVALGLVAAGLEKGDRLGIWAPNVAEWVLIQYATAKLGVVLVNINPAYRTHELEYVLKQAGISVLVAATAFKTSDYAAMIADVRPKCPDLRQVVLIGTPDWDALVEPGRTGDAAELARRQADLSPDDPINIQYTSGTTGFPKGATLSHHNILNNGYSVGRLCDYGPEDRVCIPVPFYHCFGMVMGNLACTSNGSTMVIPGQGFDPKAALLAVQQERCTSLYGVPTMFIAELNDPTFGDYDLSSLRTGIMAGSPCPVEVMKQVVDRMGMTEVSICYGMTETSPVSTQTRADDSLERRVSTVGRVGPHLEVKVVDPETGLTLPRGEPGELCTRGYSVMLGYWNEPEKTAESIDAARWMHTGDIGIMDDEGYLNITGRIKDMVIRGGENVYPREIEEFLYTHPDILDAQVIGVPDAKYGEELCAWVTLRDGAEELTVEKVREFATGKLAHYKIPRYVMVVAEFPMTVTGKVRKIEMREKSVGLLGLEDAAAVQNA
- a CDS encoding TOBE domain-containing protein, translating into MRALLRRVIRDGKQTAVLVTHSALDALVLADRVVVLTEGRVVEDGGTREVLARPRSPFTARIAGLDLIPGVRDVDGLRTPDGLLVSGRADGVEVGDAAVAVFPPSAVAVHTTRPGGSPRNALRVRLAAIEPRGDVVRLRAGAAPGGPAWADGLAADVTPAAVADLAVEPGDELWFVIKATEVAIHGAG
- the serS gene encoding serine--tRNA ligase; protein product: MHDPRVLLDPATDAVRKLARRGFALDVTALEKLLAARNSAIGRGDDARGESKRVATSVKGASPEERPTLVERARELKTVVAAAEEEHRALEAELQELLLGIPNLPADELPDGTSDADAELVRSWGEPQRIEKPLDHVDLGEKLDILDFARATKLSGPRFAVLKGKGAKLERALARYFLDLAERHGYTEFSVPTLVNTTTMTGTGQLPKFEQDLFRTGVDERALYLIPTAEVPLTNLHAKETLPAEDLPLAYTAHTPCFRSEAGSYGRDTRGLVRLHEFSKVELVRLVDPARSREELELLLGHAEAVLQGLGLAYRVVRLAAGDIGFSAECTYDIEVWLPGQQAFREIASASDFGVFQARRAGIRTKAKDGTRGFAATLNSSALPIGRTLVAILEQGQQPDGSVRLPQALFPYTGFEVLEPA
- a CDS encoding S8 family peptidase; this encodes MTRLIMRIAPLVIALLCASTLVGPAAYATQPEPDLSSDYVVHARTAAEARAAARALGVEPTVLFERAFSGFAARLSRTQVAELQDRPGVIGVEEDLRITPLEPRSQRMSDQLTEGTQTNPQNWGLDRIDQRNLPLDNSYTTRATGEGVTVYVLDTGVDVSHPQFDGRASEAVNTIDDISGDCDGHGTVVAGIAAARDFGVAKGAQVRSVKVLDCTGAGTLSSLLAGIDWVARNQRGPSVAVMSWSYGPSDVLLAAVSELVGRGVFVASSAGNTGGDDCGVAPRASDGVLVVANSTIDDQRASSSSTGECVDLYGPGTGIISSVPGGGTASYTGTSMAAPHAAGVAALYKQTFGDAPSSTVEQWLVQNATPGVVRGGETGDTPNLLLNTGGL
- a CDS encoding ABC transporter permease; translation: MTAPPVTRRVGRSEQAAVGLPRFLWIPAGLAFALIALPVVGLGLRTDWPRLPELLLSEASLDALRLSLITATCSTAICILLGGPLAVVLARGRLPGLQFLRSIVLLPLVLPPVVGGLALLYLVGRTGLVGQGLELAFGITVPFTTAAVVLAQTFVALPFLVVSLEGALRTSGQRYEAVAATLGASPALAFRRVTVPLVLPGLLSGAVLAFARCLGEFGATIAFAGSLEGTTRTLPLLVYLARESDVDAAVALSLLLVVVAILVIAIARPRTVAS
- a CDS encoding AMIN-like domain-containing (lipo)protein gives rise to the protein MSRTPSFALITPPLITLLLVAGCAGAPPSTPSPSAVPTTTTPPAATTTAPAPPTVVPTATEASSDAGGFGLLSAVRVAGQGATDRIVFEFAEAVPGYRISYVDLPVTSDPAGEEVPLAGSAALQISLIGSSAYREVGDAEPAFPVPRRLSGDTSQVTELVNLGDFERVLVWAAGVRERTGFTVTTLDAPPRLVIDVAR